A single window of Synechococcus sp. CBW1004 DNA harbors:
- a CDS encoding aminotransferase class V-fold PLP-dependent enzyme — protein MTPVHTMEEAAGSGALRLQMPALANKTYFNYGGQGPMPASALDAIQAAFQTIQALGPFAGPVWPEVGRIIDALRRRLGSSAWLGVGPGRLAFTENVTSGCVLPLWGLPWQGGDQLLLSDAEHPGVVAACRELARRQGLELQFVPVVDLRGSHSETETAVLQRFEQACTPRTRLVVLSHLLWNTGQVMPIAALAERLHHHSTQPWLLVDAAQSLGSIPVAEAAAAADIYACTGHKWCCGPEGLGVVALSERLLEQASPTLIGWRSLADENALASSPANSRFHGDARRFEVATSCTPLFAGLDQSLRLLEAEGSAEQRLERIRARSSQLWQGLGAIPGVQRLLPVEPPAGLVSFTAAGRSAADLVAQLGERGLWLRTLADPVCVRACTHITTTEDDVEQLLLALRQLLTAA, from the coding sequence ATGACGCCGGTCCACACCATGGAAGAGGCAGCCGGTTCCGGTGCCCTGCGCCTGCAGATGCCGGCCCTGGCAAACAAGACCTATTTCAATTACGGCGGCCAGGGACCCATGCCCGCGAGTGCCCTGGACGCGATCCAGGCTGCCTTCCAGACCATTCAGGCGCTGGGGCCCTTCGCGGGTCCCGTCTGGCCTGAAGTGGGCCGCATCATCGATGCCCTGCGCCGGCGACTCGGTTCATCCGCCTGGCTGGGAGTGGGCCCAGGCCGGCTCGCGTTCACCGAGAACGTCACCTCGGGTTGCGTGCTGCCGCTCTGGGGACTTCCGTGGCAGGGAGGTGATCAGCTGCTGCTCAGCGATGCGGAGCACCCCGGTGTCGTCGCTGCCTGCCGTGAGCTGGCCCGCCGGCAGGGCCTGGAGCTGCAGTTCGTTCCGGTGGTCGATCTGCGCGGCAGCCACAGCGAGACCGAGACGGCCGTGTTGCAGCGCTTCGAGCAGGCCTGCACGCCCCGCACCCGGCTGGTGGTGCTGTCGCATCTGCTCTGGAACACCGGGCAGGTGATGCCGATCGCCGCGCTGGCGGAGCGGCTGCATCACCATTCCACGCAGCCTTGGCTGCTGGTGGATGCGGCCCAGTCGCTGGGATCGATCCCCGTGGCGGAGGCCGCCGCCGCCGCCGACATCTACGCCTGCACCGGCCACAAATGGTGTTGTGGGCCTGAAGGGCTGGGGGTGGTGGCGCTTTCGGAGCGGCTTCTGGAGCAGGCCAGCCCCACCCTGATCGGCTGGCGCAGCCTCGCCGATGAGAACGCCCTCGCCTCCAGCCCCGCCAACAGCCGCTTCCACGGCGATGCCCGTCGCTTCGAGGTGGCCACCTCCTGCACCCCCCTGTTCGCAGGATTGGACCAGTCGCTCCGTCTGCTGGAGGCGGAGGGAAGCGCTGAGCAGAGGCTCGAGCGGATCCGCGCCCGCTCCAGCCAGCTCTGGCAGGGGCTGGGGGCCATTCCTGGGGTGCAACGGCTGCTGCCGGTGGAGCCACCGGCGGGCCTGGTCAGCTTCACGGCCGCTGGCCGGTCCGCCGCCGATCTTGTGGCCCAGCTGGGCGAACGAGGCCTGTGGCTGCGCACCCTTGCCGATCCCGTCTGCGTGCGCGCCTGCACCCACATCACCACCACCGAGGATGACGTGGAGCAGTTGCTGCTGGCGCTGCGCCAGCTCCTGACGGCAGCCTGA
- a CDS encoding UDP-N-acetylmuramoyl-L-alanyl-D-glutamate--2,6-diaminopimelate ligase: protein MVQLLHPLLHEVGLTPPESLPNGEISAISCDSRRIGTGSLFIGLPGTRVDGGTYWPEVLAAGAACALISPEAARQHPPEEATRVLVVPADELSRLAGELAAAFWGHPSQRIELFGVTGTNGKTTTTHLIEHLAACTGRPSALFGTLVNRWPGHSVTAQHTTSFSDLLQSQLAQAVAAGAGVGAMEVSSHALEQQRVAGCRFAGAVFTNLTQDHLDYHPSMQAYFEAKALLFSQPLLRGGAVVNVDDPWSRQLAERLQAEGVPCWRSSLSDEAAELRISDLAMGSEGVSGTLHTPTGSGSFRSPLVGRFNLMNLLQAVGVLVQQQLPLSQLLEGLASFRGVPGRMERVRPSVTTPAPAVLVDYAHTPDGLENALAACRPFTSGRLICVFGCGGDRDRGKRPQMGAIAARLADAVVVTSDNPRTEDPDQILADVVAGIPEGTDLQVEGDRACAIAGAIASAAPQDLVLIAGKGHEDYQILGTTKIHFDDREEAEKALRRRES from the coding sequence ATGGTTCAGCTGCTGCATCCGCTGCTCCATGAAGTGGGGCTGACACCTCCGGAGAGTCTCCCGAACGGCGAGATCAGTGCGATCAGCTGCGATTCGCGCCGCATCGGCACCGGAAGCCTGTTCATCGGGCTGCCCGGCACCCGCGTCGATGGAGGGACCTACTGGCCCGAAGTGCTGGCCGCAGGCGCCGCCTGCGCCCTGATCAGCCCCGAGGCGGCCCGGCAGCACCCCCCGGAGGAAGCCACACGTGTGCTGGTGGTTCCCGCCGATGAACTGAGCCGGCTCGCCGGCGAACTGGCCGCTGCCTTCTGGGGGCATCCCAGTCAGCGCATCGAACTGTTCGGGGTGACGGGCACCAACGGCAAGACCACGACCACCCATCTGATCGAACATCTGGCGGCCTGCACGGGCCGCCCCTCCGCCCTGTTCGGCACCCTGGTCAACCGCTGGCCGGGCCACAGCGTCACCGCCCAGCACACCACCAGCTTCTCGGATCTTCTGCAGAGCCAGCTGGCCCAGGCGGTGGCCGCCGGTGCGGGCGTCGGGGCGATGGAGGTGAGCTCCCATGCTCTTGAACAACAGCGCGTCGCCGGCTGCCGCTTCGCCGGCGCCGTCTTCACCAACCTCACCCAGGACCACCTCGACTACCACCCCTCGATGCAGGCCTATTTCGAGGCCAAGGCGCTGCTGTTCAGCCAGCCGCTGCTGCGCGGCGGAGCCGTGGTGAACGTGGATGATCCCTGGAGCCGGCAGCTGGCGGAACGGCTGCAGGCGGAGGGGGTGCCCTGCTGGCGCAGCTCCCTCAGCGATGAGGCCGCCGAGCTGCGCATCAGCGATCTGGCCATGGGATCCGAAGGGGTGTCGGGCACGCTGCACACCCCGACCGGCAGCGGCAGCTTCCGCTCTCCCCTGGTGGGCCGCTTCAACCTGATGAACCTGCTTCAGGCGGTGGGGGTGCTCGTGCAGCAGCAGCTGCCCCTGTCTCAGCTGCTCGAGGGGCTGGCCAGCTTCCGCGGAGTCCCCGGTCGCATGGAGCGGGTGCGCCCCTCCGTCACGACCCCGGCTCCAGCGGTGCTGGTGGATTACGCCCACACCCCCGACGGGCTGGAGAACGCCCTGGCCGCCTGCCGGCCGTTCACCAGCGGCCGGCTGATCTGCGTGTTCGGCTGCGGCGGCGACCGCGACCGCGGCAAGCGTCCCCAGATGGGTGCCATCGCCGCGCGGCTGGCGGACGCGGTGGTGGTCACCTCCGACAACCCGCGCACGGAGGATCCCGATCAGATCCTGGCGGACGTGGTGGCCGGCATCCCGGAAGGCACCGACCTGCAGGTGGAGGGAGACCGGGCGTGCGCCATCGCCGGCGCGATCGCGTCGGCCGCGCCGCAGGATCTGGTGCTGATTGCCGGCAAGGGCCACGAGGACTACCAGATCCTCGGCACCACCAAGATCCACTTCGACGACCGCGAGGAAGCCGAGAAGGCGCTGCGGAGGCGGGAGAGCTGA